A stretch of Aedes aegypti strain LVP_AGWG chromosome 2, AaegL5.0 Primary Assembly, whole genome shotgun sequence DNA encodes these proteins:
- the LOC110675486 gene encoding uncharacterized protein LOC110675486 has product MLGFVKVASFQLSRRVCTNSQVYVLQNLYASKPSIRNQIKTDNFKSYEDLGKVKKFVFRELQQDETGLGPIPTVEEEAKFGEYKNPEYYSYHNYSYYDFELGIQCMHLPQPCAIDENDLLTMVRKACIGEVEDHSGRCCPPPKCTVECMKESSSNDLDEKERKPKSNGEEGKCIQSIDSSTSQEKCSIVEKDDKELHKDNKSVTDSGPKCGNQDPEKQQSNKCGNHDTEKHKSNKCGNQDTEKQKSNKCGKDKE; this is encoded by the exons atgcttggctTCGTTAAAGTAGCTTCTTTCCAACTTTCACGAAGAGTTTGTACAAATTCTCAAGTTTACGTTCTACAG AATCTATATGCTTCGAAGCCTTCGATTCGCAACCAAATCAAGACAGATaattttaaatcatatgaaGACTTGGGGAAAGTTAAGAAATTCGTATTCCGAGAGCTACAACAGGATGAAACG GGCTTGGGTCCCATACCGACAGTTGAAGAGGAGGCCAAATTCGGAGAGTACAAAAACCCAGAGTACTACTCTTATCATAACTACTCATACTACGACTTTGAGTTGGGTATCCAATGCATGCATCTTCCCCAACCCTGTGCTATCGATGAGAATGATTTGTTGACCATGGTGCGAAAGGCTTGCATTGGAGAAGTTGAAGATCATTCCGGAAGGTGTTGTCCTCCGCCAAAGTGTACAGTAGAGTGCATGAAAGAAAGTTCTTCCAACGATTTGGACGAGAAGGAACGCAAACCGAAATCGAATGGTGAGGAGGGTAAATGTATTCAGTCTATAGACTCTTCGACTTCGCAAGAGAAATGTTCGATTGTTGAAAAGGATGACAAAGAATTGCATAAGGATAATAAGTCAGTAACTGATTCTGGCCCTAAATGTGGAAATCAAGATCCTGAGAAACAGCAATCTAACAAATGTGGAAATCATGATACCGAGAAACATAAATCTAATAAATGTGGAAATCAAGATACTGAGAAACAGAAATCTAACAAATGCGGAAAAGATaaagaataa
- the LOC5571043 gene encoding DBF4-type zinc finger-containing protein 2 homolog codes for MCDPCCDAVCGPCGPCGPCGPCDPCGPCGPCGPCAPCGPCGPCGPCGPCAPCGPCDPCSEPRSFSAGQLACMPQCPTGCPPPTCGPRFVTVQQPPRLVSQKKVINCTRTVIDKHVLPQTKAIVEPKLIYQPKTIVEPCVIFKKRVVPEPKVIYYRRTVPDPKVVCTQRVIVEPKEYCTTMVCQPKPQIVPVPPAKEYCCMSTGTTFFNNACCPPTPGPICPPRKC; via the exons ATGTGTGACCCATGCTGCGATGCTGTGTGTGGACCGTGCGGTCCTTGCGGCCCGTGTGGTCCATGTGATCCTTGTGGACCATGTGGTCCGTGTGGCCCTTGTGCTCCGTGCGGTCCATGTGGCCCTTGTGGTCCTTGTGGACCCTGT GCACCTTGTGGTCCGTGTGATCCTTGCAGTGAACCTCGAAGCTTCAGCGCCggtcaacttgcatgcatgcCTCAATGTCCCACCGGATGTCCTCCGCCAACCTGTGGTCCAAGATTCGTCACAGTTCAGCAACCCCCTCGGCTAGTATCCCAGAAGAAGGTCATCAACTGTACCCGCACGGTTATCGACAAGCACGTCCTGCCGCAGACCAAGGCCATTGTGGAACCGAAGCTCATCTACCAACCGAAAACGATTGTGGAGCCGTGCGTTATCTTCAAGAAACGCGTTGTCCCCGAACCGAAAGTTATCTACTACAGGCGCACGGTTCCAGATCCGAAGGTCGTATGTACGCAGCGGGTCATCGTGGAGCCGAAGGAGTACTGCACTACGATGGTGTGCCAACCGAAGCCACAGATTGTACCGGTTCCACCGGCGAAAGAGTACTGCTGCATGTCAACCGGGACGACGTTCTTCAACAATGCATGCTGCCCTCCCACTCCGGGACCAATATGCCCACCCAGAAAGTGTTGa